One window of the Streptomyces sp. ITFR-21 genome contains the following:
- a CDS encoding acyl-CoA dehydrogenase family protein: protein MEFTLTEEQQQLRSEGLSLAELVPAPVAGRPVRDDEVVFAALAGKGVAGALLPAQDGGRGLGIADVCALWEGLGEGTTDASALLALSAHALLTAVPLWKLGTGQQRQRYLPRVADGQWVGALSLHELAGGSSPANRAVTARPAEDGGWLLDGAKSQVVNGRQAHHVLITAATGDGTASAFVLDHDLPGLRFEQTPDGLDRVVLDGASVPARALLGAPDAAYRELVPLALALDATAVLAPWLGIMRALSDRALAAALDGRLFGRPVGRFQNVRFAVADMRAQLELSTGVLYRAAWELDAVDRPGRQDAAVSRLFVTRAARSVVDAATEVLALAGRFPDPVAEQAARDVAWLEHAGGGVDQARSAVAASLAGLG from the coding sequence ATGGAATTCACGTTGACCGAAGAGCAGCAGCAGTTGAGGAGCGAGGGCCTGAGTCTGGCCGAGCTGGTGCCCGCGCCCGTCGCGGGTCGGCCGGTCCGCGACGACGAGGTGGTGTTCGCGGCACTCGCCGGCAAGGGGGTGGCCGGCGCCCTGCTGCCGGCACAGGACGGCGGCCGCGGACTCGGCATTGCGGACGTCTGCGCCCTCTGGGAGGGCCTCGGCGAGGGCACCACCGACGCCTCCGCCCTGCTGGCACTCAGCGCCCACGCGCTGCTGACCGCCGTCCCGCTGTGGAAGCTCGGCACCGGGCAGCAGCGGCAGCGCTACCTCCCGCGGGTCGCCGACGGACAGTGGGTGGGGGCGCTGTCGCTGCACGAGCTGGCGGGCGGCTCCTCGCCCGCCAACCGTGCCGTGACGGCGCGCCCGGCCGAAGACGGCGGTTGGCTGCTCGACGGCGCCAAGTCCCAGGTCGTGAACGGTCGTCAGGCGCACCACGTGCTGATCACGGCCGCCACCGGCGACGGGACCGCGTCCGCGTTCGTCCTCGACCACGACCTGCCCGGACTGCGGTTCGAGCAGACGCCCGACGGCCTCGACCGGGTCGTGCTGGACGGCGCGTCCGTCCCCGCGCGGGCCCTGCTGGGGGCGCCCGACGCCGCCTACCGCGAACTGGTCCCGCTGGCGCTGGCACTGGACGCCACCGCCGTCCTGGCGCCCTGGCTGGGCATCATGCGCGCGCTGTCCGACCGGGCACTGGCCGCCGCGCTGGACGGCCGCCTCTTCGGCCGGCCGGTCGGCCGGTTCCAGAACGTCCGGTTCGCCGTCGCCGACATGCGCGCCCAACTCGAACTGAGCACCGGAGTGCTGTACCGGGCCGCGTGGGAGCTGGACGCGGTGGACCGCCCCGGGCGGCAGGACGCGGCGGTCTCCCGGCTGTTCGTCACCCGCGCCGCGCGCTCGGTCGTGGACGCGGCCACCGAGGTGCTCGCCCTGGCCGGCCGGTTCCCGGACCCGGTCGCCGAACAGGCGGCGCGCGACGTCGCCTGGCTGGAGCACGCGGGCGGCGGCGTCGACCAGGCGCGTTCCGCGGTCGCCGCCTCGCTGGCCGGCCTCGGCTGA